In the Carassius auratus strain Wakin chromosome 50, ASM336829v1, whole genome shotgun sequence genome, one interval contains:
- the LOC113066614 gene encoding MIP18 family protein FAM96A, which produces MELVSVLLNRAWRLTGLSDKRSRRMEEKALEVYDVIRTIRDPEKPNTLEELDVVTEKCVEVQELGDEEYLIIIRFSPTVPHCSLATLIGLCLQVKLQRCLPFKHKLEIYITEGTHSTEEDINKQINDKERVAAAMENPNLREMVEQCVTEPDD; this is translated from the exons ATGGAGCTCGTGTCCGTCCTGCTGAACCGAGCCTGGCGTTTAACGGGACTCTCTGACAAGAGAAGCAGGAGGATGGAGGAGAAAGCGCTGGAGGTGTACG ACGTGATCCGGACGATCCGTGACCCGGAGAAACCCAACACTCTGGAGGAGCTGGACGTGGTGACGGAGAAGTGTGTGGAGGTGCAGGAGCTCGGAGACGAGGAGTATCTGATCATCATCAGGTTCTCTCCAACCGTCCCACACTGCTCTCTGGCCACCctgatcg GTCTGTGTTTGCAGGTCAAGCTTCAGCGCTGCCTGCCGTTCAAGCACAAG CTGGAGATTTACATCACGGAGGGAACGCACTCGACCGAGGAGGACA TTAACAAACAGATCAATGATAAAGAGCGCGTGGCGGCCGCGATGGAGAACCCAAACCTGCGTGAGATGGTGGAGCAGTGCGTGACCGAGCCGGACGACTGA